A genome region from Haloactinospora alba includes the following:
- a CDS encoding SixA phosphatase family protein gives MSRQLVFVRHGEAEAGGVRTADRERALTGNGRAQAQAAGSLLARSGVVCDHVLCSTAVRARQTLELALPQMARTPVVDYDSSLYGAAPETVLELVSVVPADVTTLAVVGHNPAMAQLVAAFTGNGGPVAFAPASVAVATVDQDWLYVTPEAGTAQILG, from the coding sequence ATGAGTAGGCAGCTGGTGTTCGTCCGGCACGGCGAGGCCGAAGCGGGCGGTGTCAGAACGGCGGACCGGGAGCGCGCGCTGACCGGTAACGGACGCGCTCAGGCGCAGGCGGCGGGAAGCCTGCTCGCCCGTTCCGGAGTCGTCTGTGACCACGTGTTGTGCTCGACCGCCGTACGCGCTCGCCAGACGTTGGAACTCGCTCTGCCGCAGATGGCACGGACACCTGTCGTGGACTACGACTCGTCGCTGTACGGGGCTGCTCCGGAGACGGTGCTCGAACTCGTCAGCGTGGTCCCCGCTGACGTGACGACCCTGGCCGTGGTGGGGCACAACCCCGCGATGGCACAGTTGGTGGCCGCCTTCACGGGAAACGGGGGACCGGTGGCGTTCGCCCCCGCCAGTGTGGCCGTGGCCACCGTTGACCAGGACTGGCTCTACGTCACTCCTGAGGCGGGAACCGCCCAGATTCTCGGGTAG